The bacterium genome segment CGAAGGCATGGCGATTTCCCTTGGTGGTCTACCGTTGCAGGCTGTTCCTGCTCACTATCTGCATTCTTCTGGAAATTTTCATCTTTATGATCGTGCCGCCAAGGTGCTTTTTTCGGGAGACGTTGGTGCTGCTCTGCTGCCGCCTGAGCACAATGAGCTATTTGTAAAAGATTTCAGCGCCCATATTCGTCACTCTGAAGCCTTCCATCGGCGCTGGATGGGATCAAACGAAGCTAAAAGGCAGTGGTGTGAGCGTGCTTCGCAACTTGATATTGATTTGTTGTGTCCGCAACACGGCGCCATTTACCAAGGCAAAGATGTGCAACGTTTTATCGACTGGTTCGATGGTCTACACGTGGGCGTCTTGCGAGCGTGACGCAGTAAAAGCCCATACGCATGGGCCGTTGGCTTTTTGATTTTTGTCAAGGCGTAGAGTTGACCCTCGCTTGACAATGAAACTCGTCATTTAGGTAGGATGCTTCATGCAAAACATCAAAGAGTTCATGGCTGAAAATCATCGCCATTGCGATGATTTTTTTATTGCCGCCGAAAGGGAAGTCGCTGCGGGGTCTTGGTCTCTGGCAAAGAGTGCTTTCACAAAGTTTCGAGACGCGATGCTGCGCCATTTTGCAGCCGAGGAATCTTTGCTCTTTCCTGCGTTTGAAAATCACACAGGAATATACATGGGGCCAACGCAAGTG includes the following:
- a CDS encoding MBL fold metallo-hydrolase, with the translated sequence MKTTQTIFQDGDHKWVAIVRDPARPDYLVDTNGYLVTHGGQGMLVDPGGLEVFPAVFSAVATEFDPSAISSIFASHQDPDVISSLALWLEFNPQMRCHISWLWASFIPHFGGNASTFAVIPDEGMAISLGGLPLQAVPAHYLHSSGNFHLYDRAAKVLFSGDVGAALLPPEHNELFVKDFSAHIRHSEAFHRRWMGSNEAKRQWCERASQLDIDLLCPQHGAIYQGKDVQRFIDWFDGLHVGVLRA